Proteins from a genomic interval of Rhipicephalus microplus isolate Deutch F79 unplaced genomic scaffold, USDA_Rmic scaffold_165, whole genome shotgun sequence:
- the LOC142791319 gene encoding uncharacterized protein LOC142791319 yields the protein MLTPWQRLDAVKTFLYPALNFAMRVGLASKGEWQRLDDELRPLIKKTLYVPARASNDYVYGSARAGTAGIPLAAELSDICRVDGAFKLLTSTDAEVRERAREALHQVVSRRLRRDADDEDIEAYLSGDTEGDFRQTPTQLQSVWTEARKASRRLTVAWELQDQGARITCGEATVSARNRNKLVRTLRAILSQNRDRSLEAKPNQGKAMACVAADPANSHFMRTGRYTRFKEWRFIHRARLNLLPLNGTRTWVPAADKRCRRCGYREETLPHVLCHCMRQSRAMTERHNAIVARIKKAALGRFTVIGENQQVGLPGLRPDLVLARGEEALILDVCCPFDNRLQAFQEARRLKEEKYAPLQRHLLRRFQRVSVEAIVVGCLGSWDPANDRVTRRLCSKNYLRTMKRLCVSDTIAASTDIYRRHIGVQ from the coding sequence ATGCTCACCCCGTGGCAGAGGCTGGATGCAGTTAAAACTTTTTTATATCCAGCTctcaacttcgccatgcgggTGGGCCTCGCCAGCAAGGGAGAGTGGCAGCGTCTGGATGACGAGCTCCGCCCCCTCATCAAGAAGACCCTGTATGTTCCGGCCAGGGCATCGAACGACTACGTGTACGGGAGCGCACGGGCCGGCACTGCAGGGATCCCTTTGGCGGCGGAGCTGAGTGACATCTGCCGGGTGGACGGGGCCTTcaagctcctgacgtcgacgGACGCGGAGGTTCGGGAGCGGGCAAGGGAGGCGCTGCACCAGGTGGTCTCCAGGCGGCTCCGACGCGATGCTGACGACGAGGACATCGAGGCCTACCTCTCGGGCGACACGGAAGGCGACTTCAGACAGACCCCCACTCAACTTCAGTCTGTCTGGACGGAGGCCCGCAAAGCCTCCCGTCGCCTAACTGTCGCCTGGGAGCTACAAGACCAGGGCGCCCGCATCACCTGCGGGGAGGCCACGGTGTCCGCGCGGAACCGGAACAAGCTGGTGAGAACTCTCCGGGCCATCCTCAGCCAGAACCGGGACCGTTCCCTCGAGGCGAAGCCAAACCAGGGCAAGGCGATGGCGTGTGTAGCAGCGGACCCCGCTAACTCACACTTCATGCGGACCGGCCGCTACACCAGGTTCAAGGAGTGGCGCTTCATTCATCGAGCCCGGCTTAATCTCCTCCCCCTTAACGGCACACGTACCTGGGTGCCTGCAGCTGATAAACGGTGCCGACGCTGCGGGTACAGGGAGGAGACGCTGCCGCACGTACTCTGCCATTGTATGCGGCAGAGCCGGGCAATGACGGagcgccacaacgccatcgtCGCACGTATCAAGAAGGCTGCCCTGGGAAGGTTCACCGTCATCGGGGAGAACCAACAGGTCGGACTTCCCGGCCTGCGACCTGACCTGGTCCTGGCACGAGGCGAGGAAGCCTTGATCCTGGACGTCTGCTGCCCTTTCGACAACAGACTGCAGGCGTTCCAGGAAGCCCGGAGGCTTAAGGAGGAGAAGTACGCCCCCTTACAGCGACATCTCCTCCGACGGTTCCAGCGCGTTTCCGTCGAAGCCATCGTCGTCGGCTGCCTGGGGTCGTGGGATCCGGCTAACGATCGTGTCACGCGCAGACTGTGTTCAAAGAACTAtctgcggacaatgaaacgcttGTGCGTCAGTGACACGATCGCGGCTTCCACGGACATTTACCGCCGCCACATCGGTGTACAGTGA